The following proteins come from a genomic window of Chitinophagaceae bacterium:
- a CDS encoding T9SS C-terminal target domain-containing protein: MKTKYRNFLMFKSAIVLTLFLSMSFINSAYSTTSACYATEVVDFQQGLNKLGDPVITQRSDPDAALGAPLAQDPFNYDENDFFSLGFGGFIVLKFEEPITNGPGNDIRIFEATGPVGGAAPTCAGYPEYAKIYVSQDNVNFYLLDTICLDGDVDISDAVDGMGNPVTLGWIQYVKIVDVSDPNDFPNSSRSDGFDVDAIQCLNGFSERTGCYPNEVISFNQGPAKYPANGNQVATDRSDPDKALGEPAGNNQAGEFVSLGFGGELIVKFENQIANGPGNDLRIVETSFGDPSCSQYPEFAEVFVSQDNIDYYSVGIICLTDEVDVANAVDGMGNPVILPWFQYVKIVDMSDPDDFNTSPITDGYDVDGIECLNGEYEPPALGCFADYVVSYNQGLKKNGNPVDADRSDHLSVLGSPDAQTGTSADLGNFYSLGFGGEIVVGFNQEIANGPGPDIRIWETTWGYDNCNDYPEVARVYAALDNNFNWVFLDTVCLGGDVDLGPLPYAKYIRIVDISDPDDFSQNPSGLDGFDVDAIECLNGPFSGFKVDICDALSLDVDAGNDKSTHYYGAGTSCVTLNATATAGDGNYSYEWSNGETTSSITVCPSSSTLYTVTVTDGMGCTSTDDVYVDVTDIQCGWGNKGAIVCYQPVSFLPWLQLSLCVSKNSVPFFVNNMGATLGACGSNARMSPSEVEKHIKDLPGDPVAIDNMLYAYPNPFADILTIEYLVPREGTSKLQILDINGRLVYEQSYEHSKHSLLNITEVNLSNQASGVYIVKVVTETDVFTFKVNKSK, encoded by the coding sequence ATGAAAACCAAGTATCGCAATTTTTTAATGTTTAAGTCGGCCATAGTGCTGACACTATTCTTAAGTATGTCGTTTATAAATTCGGCATATTCCACTACTTCTGCATGCTATGCAACAGAAGTTGTAGATTTTCAGCAGGGGCTTAATAAGTTAGGAGATCCCGTTATTACACAACGTAGTGATCCTGATGCTGCTTTAGGCGCACCTTTGGCTCAAGACCCGTTTAACTATGATGAGAATGATTTTTTCTCATTAGGTTTTGGAGGTTTTATTGTGCTAAAGTTTGAAGAGCCAATTACTAATGGCCCTGGAAATGATATTCGGATTTTTGAAGCTACCGGTCCTGTTGGTGGTGCAGCTCCAACCTGCGCAGGATATCCTGAGTATGCAAAAATTTATGTATCACAGGATAATGTAAATTTTTATTTATTAGACACGATTTGTCTCGATGGGGATGTTGATATTTCTGATGCCGTTGATGGTATGGGAAATCCGGTAACACTTGGATGGATACAGTATGTGAAAATTGTAGATGTAAGCGACCCTAACGATTTTCCAAACAGTTCTCGCTCTGATGGATTTGATGTAGATGCTATTCAGTGCTTAAATGGATTTTCTGAGAGAACCGGTTGTTATCCAAATGAAGTGATTTCATTTAATCAGGGTCCTGCAAAGTATCCGGCTAATGGAAATCAGGTTGCTACAGATAGAAGTGACCCTGACAAGGCTTTAGGTGAACCGGCCGGAAATAATCAGGCAGGAGAATTTGTGTCTTTAGGTTTTGGTGGAGAACTAATAGTAAAATTTGAGAATCAGATTGCAAACGGACCCGGAAATGATTTGAGAATTGTAGAAACCAGTTTTGGTGATCCTTCCTGTTCTCAATATCCTGAATTTGCTGAAGTTTTTGTATCACAGGATAACATTGATTACTATAGTGTAGGTATTATTTGCTTGACAGATGAAGTAGATGTTGCTAATGCTGTTGACGGAATGGGAAATCCTGTAATACTTCCATGGTTTCAGTATGTCAAAATAGTAGACATGAGTGATCCTGATGATTTTAATACCAGTCCAATTACAGATGGCTATGACGTGGATGGGATTGAATGTTTAAATGGAGAATACGAACCACCTGCTTTAGGTTGTTTTGCTGACTATGTAGTTTCCTATAATCAGGGCTTGAAAAAGAATGGAAACCCTGTTGATGCTGACAGAAGTGACCATTTAAGTGTATTGGGTAGCCCGGATGCACAAACAGGAACCAGTGCGGATTTAGGTAACTTTTATTCCTTAGGATTTGGAGGTGAAATTGTAGTAGGCTTTAATCAGGAAATTGCCAATGGACCCGGTCCTGATATTAGAATTTGGGAAACCACATGGGGATATGACAATTGTAACGATTATCCTGAAGTAGCCAGAGTGTATGCTGCTTTAGATAATAATTTCAACTGGGTATTCTTAGATACAGTATGCTTAGGTGGCGATGTTGATTTAGGGCCTTTGCCATATGCTAAGTATATTAGAATCGTTGATATTAGCGACCCTGATGATTTTAGTCAGAACCCTTCAGGTTTAGACGGTTTTGATGTAGATGCAATTGAGTGTTTAAACGGACCATTTAGTGGTTTTAAAGTTGATATTTGTGATGCATTATCACTGGATGTTGATGCCGGAAATGATAAAAGCACACATTATTATGGGGCAGGAACGTCTTGTGTAACACTTAATGCTACTGCTACAGCCGGAGACGGCAACTATTCATACGAATGGAGTAATGGAGAAACCACATCTTCTATTACAGTATGTCCTTCTTCCAGCACACTCTATACGGTAACTGTTACTGATGGAATGGGATGTACTTCAACTGATGATGTTTATGTAGATGTTACAGATATACAGTGTGGTTGGGGGAATAAAGGTGCTATAGTATGTTATCAGCCGGTGTCTTTCTTGCCTTGGCTGCAGTTGTCTTTATGTGTATCTAAAAATTCTGTACCTTTCTTTGTGAATAATATGGGCGCAACTCTAGGGGCTTGCGGAAGCAACGCAAGAATGTCACCATCTGAGGTTGAAAAGCACATAAAAGATTTGCCGGGTGATCCTGTAGCTATAGATAATATGCTTTATGCTTATCCGAATCCATTTGCTGATATATTGACTATTGAATATTTAGTACCGAGAGAGGGAACAAGCAAACTTCAAATATTAGACATAAATGGAAGACTTGTCTATGAACAATCTTATGAGCATTCGAAGCACTCTTTACTTAATATTACTGAAGTAAATTTAAGTAATCAGGCTAGCGGTGTTTATATTGTAAAAGTTGTTACCGAGACAGATGTATTTACTTTTAAAGTAAATAAGTCAAAATAG
- a CDS encoding cystathionine gamma-synthase family protein: MTKKKMKPESLMMSYGYKPELSEGALKSPIFQTSTFVFRSAEEGKSFFEMAYGLREAGPGEEMGLIYSRINNPDLEILENRLKLWDEAEDCAIFESGMSAITTTLLEFLKPGDLLLFSSPIYGGTDHFINKILPKFGIDSVSFKATDKKEDIITKVEKTGKADRLSLVFIETPANPTNDLIDIKMSKDIAKHFSKKDKEILLAVDNTYMGPIWQHPLKHGADLVLYSATKYIGGHSDLIAGACLGNKELLKRIKTLRTFLGNMAGPWTGWLLMRSLETLKVRMDKQALNAHEVANFLKSHTKVERVYYLGNLQTEEQKSIFKNQCNSAGAMISFDLKGGEKEAFKFLNSLKLIKLAVSLGGTESLAEHPATMTHADVAAESRLDFNITEKMIRISVGIENDQDIISDIEQALNTI, encoded by the coding sequence ATGACGAAAAAAAAAATGAAGCCTGAAAGTTTGATGATGTCTTACGGATATAAGCCGGAACTTTCTGAAGGTGCTTTGAAAAGTCCTATTTTTCAAACTTCGACTTTTGTCTTTAGAAGTGCTGAAGAAGGAAAATCTTTTTTTGAAATGGCCTATGGACTAAGAGAGGCAGGTCCCGGAGAAGAAATGGGATTGATTTACAGCAGAATTAATAATCCTGATTTGGAAATTCTGGAAAACAGGCTTAAACTATGGGATGAAGCTGAAGATTGTGCCATTTTTGAAAGTGGAATGTCGGCAATAACCACTACTTTACTTGAGTTTTTAAAACCCGGGGACTTACTTTTGTTTAGTAGTCCTATTTATGGTGGGACCGATCATTTCATAAATAAAATATTACCTAAGTTTGGTATTGACTCAGTCAGTTTTAAAGCTACTGATAAAAAAGAAGACATTATTACCAAAGTAGAAAAAACAGGTAAAGCAGATCGTCTTTCATTAGTTTTTATTGAAACCCCGGCAAATCCTACGAATGATTTAATCGATATAAAAATGTCTAAAGATATTGCCAAGCATTTTTCAAAAAAAGACAAGGAAATTTTATTAGCCGTAGATAACACTTATATGGGGCCTATTTGGCAGCATCCTTTAAAACACGGAGCTGATTTAGTTCTCTATTCAGCTACCAAATATATTGGTGGTCACAGTGATCTTATCGCAGGTGCTTGCCTGGGAAATAAAGAGCTTTTGAAACGAATTAAAACACTCAGAACATTTTTAGGAAATATGGCAGGCCCCTGGACTGGTTGGCTTTTAATGAGAAGTTTGGAAACGCTGAAAGTAAGAATGGATAAACAAGCCCTTAATGCACATGAAGTAGCAAATTTTCTCAAAAGCCATACTAAAGTTGAGAGGGTATATTATTTAGGAAATTTGCAAACAGAAGAACAAAAATCTATTTTTAAAAATCAATGCAATTCAGCAGGAGCAATGATATCCTTTGATTTGAAAGGCGGGGAAAAAGAAGCTTTTAAATTTTTAAACTCTCTGAAACTTATAAAATTAGCCGTCAGTTTAGGGGGCACTGAAAGCCTGGCTGAACATCCCGCTACTATGACTCATGCCGATGTTGCAGCAGAATCAAGATTAGACTTTAATATAACTGAAAAAATGATTCGAATATCAGTAGGTATTGAAAATGATCAGGATATTATAAGCGACATTGAGCAAGCACTAAATACTATTTAA